One genomic region from Henningerozyma blattae CBS 6284 chromosome 2, complete genome encodes:
- the CTK3 gene encoding Ctk3p (similar to Saccharomyces cerevisiae CTK3 (YML112W); ancestral locus Anc_8.835), with protein MDSLEVRLQFIQILKNLSKTLYTITPSYQTQSTNNKYDEPIIFFLKNQSQYYEDLEQCLFDIINKMNPLDRINIVVYYLILMEILVSNSNSNTYTLPNITNQVKEMFLKFSKLYRMILPKDDIVSLSNLPIAKELYDRLQEVTQGLDTDIQNMVHECHTILLERLSIRDDMYKKYEQDGLVTIDTQNSQTTEDVGVQTVLHRMENDRERHKRSKEQQWVEARIDRNVLETSSSNLATTSSNSTSSSTDKNAADETEFDKVWANAGSGVNQVQLVAMSQLSTIATESLEG; from the coding sequence ATGGATTCATTAGAAGTGCGATTACAATTTATtcagatattgaaaaatttatctaaAACGCTCTATACCATTACACCAAGCTATCAAACTCAAAgcacaaataataaatacgATGAgccaataatatttttcttgaagAATCAATCACAATATTACGAGGATTTAGAACAATGTTTGTTTGATATCATTAACAAGATGAACCCATTAGATAGAATCAATATTgttgtatattatttaattcttatGGAGATTCTTGTATCTAATTCCAATTCAAACACTTACACACTACCTAATATTACCAACCAAGTTAAAGAAATGTTCCTAAAGTTTAGTAAGTTATATCGTATGATCTTACCAAAAGATGATATTGTATCTTTAAGTAATTTACCAATAGCCAAGGAATTATACGATCGATTACAAGAGGTTACCCAAGGTTTAGATActgatattcaaaatatggTCCATGAATGTCatacaatattattagaaagaCTTTCAATAAGAGATGATATgtacaaaaaatatgaacAAGATGGACTTGTAACAATAGACACCCAGAATTCTCAGACAACAGAAGATGTTGGTGTTCAAACAGTTTTACATAGAATGGAAAATGATCGAGAAAGACACAAGAGATCTAAAGAACAGCAATGGGTTGAGGCACGTATTGACCGTAATGTCCTTGAAACTTCTTCATCCAATTTAGCCACCACATCTTCTAATAGTACCTCATCTTCTACAGATAAGAATGCAGCAGATGAGACCGAGTTTGATAAAGTTTGGGCTAATGCTGGAAGTGGAGTGAATCAAGTTCAACTTGTAGCCATGTCACAACTATCTACGATCGCAACAGAATCGCTAGAAGGTTGA